A genomic region of Brachyspira pilosicoli contains the following coding sequences:
- the serB gene encoding phosphoserine phosphatase SerB yields the protein MKLAVFDFDSTLMDGETLDIIARETNFEKEISEITAKGMRGEIDFFESLEMRVALLKGIKLETVNEICNSLPVMNGAKETIHELHKKGYKCVCFSGGFKNATTLFAYKLNLDGEFANIFHTKNSILTGKVGGEMMFSNSKGEMLARLQKLLNVSYDDTLAVGDGANDLSMFKYAKKKAAFCAKEVLKKEANIIIEKKDLTLILDKV from the coding sequence ATGAAATTAGCAGTTTTTGATTTTGACTCCACTTTGATGGACGGTGAAACTTTAGACATTATTGCAAGAGAAACTAATTTTGAAAAAGAGATTTCTGAAATTACTGCAAAAGGGATGAGAGGGGAGATTGATTTTTTTGAAAGTTTAGAAATGAGAGTTGCATTACTTAAGGGAATAAAATTAGAAACTGTTAATGAAATTTGTAATAGCCTTCCTGTGATGAATGGTGCAAAAGAAACTATTCACGAGCTTCACAAAAAAGGCTATAAATGTGTATGCTTTTCTGGAGGATTTAAAAATGCAACCACCCTATTTGCATATAAGCTTAATTTAGACGGAGAGTTTGCAAATATCTTTCACACAAAAAATAGCATACTTACAGGAAAAGTTGGAGGCGAGATGATGTTTTCAAACAGCAAAGGAGAAATGCTTGCAAGATTACAAAAGCTTCTTAATGTTTCCTATGATGATACTTTGGCTGTTGGTGATGGTGCTAATGATTTAAGTATGTTTAAATATGCCAAAAAAAAGGCAGCATTTTGTGCTAAAGAAGTTTTAAAAAAGGAAGCAAATATTATAATAGAAAAAAAAGATTTAACTCTTATATTAGATAAAGTTTAA
- a CDS encoding conjugal transfer protein TraB has product MSKIVNIDSNVLRYNNILAIPSIHSRVYFALAVREAFYNFKPDAIVVEQPLNFYKSLKNAVARLPFVSLIIREIEDEAVYIPIDPCDSIIEAIRLSIDEELPLYTIDKDITSINTNSHYLMPDDYLLNKIGLESFYNEVKNNYSFVKTKTDEERELFMARELANISQKHERILFVCGMSHWDNILNLLKKDKNETDNEKIEYSEDNNKIFNIHKNSINKVLGEFPFTSYMYEKYRNNELEKFDKIEIIESIFREAKLRYKLPISMLQQKNMMKYLRNLCILDNYILPDYIDMLTASKCMINNDYALEVMEGMEYYPYYTDEDEDYPTIKLNRDPATNGMEGLLKDKKIKLHQYDNIWKTSFKKVHVTTRPKEKYDGEWADTWNKRTNLLSHIPEDVLMEKHMNILRNKIRNMLTEDKAKIEPFKVSIKDGIDMRETIRNYYKKEIYVKEIPKIKGNIGHMVVIFDEEHDENYDWNIVWYSEAHDDSDLILYSTEPGNTLVGPGISKCFFGGYASLMPPQAPYDVWREYAKLKKDGIVRNYADLLLYTAIVYSVDKYLGYVAPTPPSNILKEFAKMTTKVEIVYVPLNTFSSETLRKLRHFHVLGAKRLRSIANDYII; this is encoded by the coding sequence ATGAGTAAAATTGTTAATATTGATTCTAATGTTTTAAGATATAATAATATTTTAGCTATCCCATCTATACATTCAAGAGTATATTTTGCTCTAGCTGTGAGGGAAGCTTTTTACAATTTCAAGCCTGATGCTATAGTGGTAGAGCAGCCTTTGAACTTTTATAAATCTCTAAAGAATGCTGTTGCGAGACTTCCATTTGTCAGCCTAATTATAAGAGAAATAGAAGATGAAGCTGTTTATATACCTATTGACCCTTGCGATTCTATTATAGAAGCTATAAGGCTTTCGATAGATGAAGAGCTTCCGTTATATACAATAGATAAAGATATTACATCAATAAACACTAACTCTCATTATCTTATGCCTGATGATTATTTATTAAATAAAATTGGGCTTGAAAGTTTTTATAATGAAGTTAAAAACAATTATTCATTTGTAAAAACTAAAACAGATGAAGAAAGAGAATTATTTATGGCTAGAGAATTAGCTAATATCTCTCAAAAGCATGAAAGAATATTATTTGTTTGCGGAATGTCGCATTGGGATAATATTTTAAATTTACTTAAAAAAGATAAAAACGAAACTGATAATGAAAAAATTGAATATAGCGAAGATAACAACAAAATATTTAATATACATAAAAACTCTATAAATAAAGTACTTGGAGAGTTTCCATTTACTTCTTATATGTATGAGAAATACAGAAACAATGAATTAGAAAAGTTTGATAAAATAGAAATTATAGAAAGTATTTTTAGAGAGGCTAAATTAAGATACAAGCTTCCTATATCTATGCTGCAGCAAAAGAATATGATGAAGTATTTAAGAAACTTATGCATATTAGACAATTATATTCTTCCTGATTATATAGATATGCTTACAGCTTCAAAGTGTATGATTAATAATGATTATGCTTTGGAAGTAATGGAAGGTATGGAATATTATCCTTACTACACAGATGAAGATGAAGATTATCCTACAATAAAATTAAACCGCGACCCTGCTACTAACGGAATGGAGGGTTTATTAAAAGACAAAAAAATAAAACTTCATCAATATGACAATATATGGAAAACTTCTTTTAAGAAAGTTCATGTTACAACTCGCCCGAAAGAAAAATATGATGGTGAATGGGCTGACACTTGGAATAAGAGAACTAATTTACTTTCGCATATACCTGAAGATGTGCTTATGGAAAAGCATATGAATATACTTAGAAACAAAATTAGAAACATGCTTACAGAAGATAAGGCAAAAATAGAGCCTTTTAAGGTGAGCATTAAAGACGGTATTGACATGCGTGAGACTATAAGAAATTATTATAAAAAAGAGATATATGTTAAAGAGATTCCAAAGATAAAAGGCAATATTGGGCATATGGTTGTGATATTTGATGAGGAACATGATGAAAATTATGATTGGAATATAGTTTGGTATAGCGAAGCACATGATGACAGTGATTTAATACTTTATTCGACAGAGCCAGGCAACACTTTGGTTGGTCCCGGTATATCAAAATGCTTTTTTGGAGGATATGCTTCTTTAATGCCTCCTCAAGCTCCGTATGATGTATGGAGAGAATATGCTAAGCTTAAAAAAGATGGTATAGTGAGAAATTATGCTGATTTATTATTGTATACAGCTATAGTTTATTCTGTGGATAAATATTTAGGTTATGTTGCCCCTACTCCGCCTTCAAACATATTAAAAGAGTTTGCTAAAATGACAACAAAAGTAGAGATAGTTTATGTGCCATTAAATACATTCTCTAGTGAAACATTAAGAAAACTAAGACATTTCCATGTACTTGGAGCTAAAAGACTAAGAAGCATCGCTAACGATTATATTATTTAA
- a CDS encoding PBP1A family penicillin-binding protein, with amino-acid sequence MKAKDFFKTKLSNLKNKYNKVNLNKFIKIYIAVLVVIFSIVTLVFAFLIADIIRQPDVQAVELYKPTIPTKIYDIKGEVISEFFSEQRALVEYKDLPPHLIEAIISMEDNNFMKHDGIDIIGIFRGTIGNMIVGKRPRGASTLTQQVARGIVLKSRERTIIRKLKEIWVTFQIEKRLTKEEIVTLYFNQIFFGHSVYGVQAASRFYFNKDVQDLDLAECAMLATLPPSPNTYSPINNPNISMSRHKVVLKRMTDLKFISQDEADNAYKEFWASYSGKIGRRGSTAYSASIDRAPYITEYVRRELIDKYGEKALKEDGLKIYTTIDIEKQEAAQKLLTEALKEYNDKYEGGSMDISTIYDRELIDKVEMLSLLFELPENMARNKFSIAVRSLLNQDTSSSLALISDMFGMEEVNDIMMEVMKADEAELSRQIEGALVAIDPRNGYIVSMVGGSGFTPRNQFNRATQARRQAGSAFKPFVYAASMDITNYNPATIVSDAPIGFVPEEGEEGKVWIPKNYSGNFKGDVSLRYALAVSLNIATVNVVNYVGITNAIRYIEPIFKAQPDDAKSKRMFNPDLTLGLGTGLFTPLELTTGFATIANKGKEVEPILIRYVTDRYGVMIDNFEEDLKREISLRGGAKQVMSEEVAYMISDILAGVLRGGTATSAMYEAGFTRRGAGKTGTSNDWKDAWFVGYTPELTTGIWIGFDSFKYSLGNHQVGGRVAAPIWGKYMVEALKDIKPTWYSQPENVVRLEVCARSGKLPSSSCPTLTTDLFIKDKIPQETCDVCDTYLEDTSNLDSIIDSFFD; translated from the coding sequence TTGAAAGCAAAAGATTTTTTTAAAACAAAACTATCTAATTTAAAAAATAAATATAATAAAGTGAATCTCAATAAATTTATAAAAATATATATAGCAGTATTAGTTGTAATATTTTCTATAGTAACTTTAGTATTTGCTTTTTTAATAGCAGATATCATAAGACAGCCGGATGTTCAAGCAGTAGAATTATATAAACCAACAATACCAACAAAAATATATGATATAAAAGGCGAAGTAATATCGGAATTTTTCTCAGAACAAAGAGCATTAGTAGAATATAAAGATTTACCCCCTCATCTTATAGAAGCAATTATATCTATGGAAGATAATAATTTTATGAAACATGACGGTATAGATATAATAGGTATATTTAGAGGAACTATTGGTAATATGATAGTTGGCAAAAGACCGAGAGGAGCAAGTACCCTAACCCAGCAGGTGGCAAGAGGGATAGTATTAAAATCCAGAGAAAGAACTATTATAAGAAAATTAAAAGAGATATGGGTAACATTTCAAATAGAAAAAAGACTAACTAAAGAAGAAATAGTAACATTATATTTCAATCAAATATTTTTTGGGCATTCTGTTTATGGTGTACAGGCAGCAAGCAGATTTTATTTTAATAAAGACGTACAAGATTTAGATTTAGCTGAATGTGCTATGCTTGCAACACTTCCGCCTTCTCCAAACACATATTCTCCTATCAATAACCCAAACATATCTATGAGCAGACATAAAGTTGTATTAAAAAGAATGACAGATTTGAAGTTTATAAGCCAAGATGAAGCAGATAATGCCTATAAGGAATTTTGGGCTTCTTATAGCGGAAAAATAGGAAGAAGAGGCTCTACTGCTTACAGTGCTTCAATAGACAGAGCTCCATATATTACAGAATATGTTAGAAGAGAATTGATTGACAAATACGGAGAAAAAGCATTAAAAGAAGACGGGTTAAAAATATACACTACTATAGATATAGAAAAACAGGAAGCTGCACAAAAATTATTAACAGAAGCCTTAAAAGAATATAATGATAAATATGAAGGCGGCTCTATGGATATAAGCACTATCTATGACAGAGAGCTTATAGATAAAGTGGAAATGCTTTCTTTACTCTTTGAGCTTCCAGAAAATATGGCAAGAAATAAATTCTCTATAGCTGTTCGTTCACTTCTTAACCAAGACACATCAAGTTCACTAGCACTTATTTCAGATATGTTTGGTATGGAAGAAGTTAATGACATTATGATGGAGGTAATGAAAGCTGATGAGGCAGAATTATCTCGTCAAATAGAAGGCGCATTAGTTGCAATAGACCCAAGAAATGGATATATAGTTTCAATGGTTGGAGGTTCAGGCTTTACTCCAAGAAACCAATTTAACAGAGCAACCCAAGCAAGAAGACAAGCAGGAAGTGCATTCAAACCTTTTGTATATGCTGCTTCTATGGACATCACTAATTATAATCCTGCAACTATAGTAAGCGATGCTCCTATTGGATTTGTTCCTGAAGAAGGAGAAGAAGGAAAAGTTTGGATACCAAAAAATTATTCTGGAAACTTTAAAGGAGATGTTAGCCTAAGATATGCTCTGGCTGTTTCGCTTAACATTGCTACTGTTAATGTTGTAAATTATGTAGGTATTACAAATGCAATAAGATATATAGAGCCTATATTTAAAGCACAGCCTGATGATGCTAAATCAAAGAGAATGTTTAATCCAGATTTAACATTAGGTCTTGGTACAGGTTTATTTACGCCATTAGAACTTACTACAGGATTTGCCACTATAGCAAACAAAGGAAAAGAGGTTGAACCTATACTTATAAGATATGTTACAGATAGATACGGCGTTATGATAGATAATTTTGAAGAGGATTTAAAAAGAGAAATTAGTCTTAGGGGTGGAGCTAAACAGGTAATGAGCGAAGAAGTAGCATATATGATTAGTGACATATTAGCAGGCGTACTTAGAGGAGGTACTGCTACTAGTGCTATGTATGAGGCAGGATTTACTAGAAGGGGTGCTGGTAAAACTGGTACTTCAAATGACTGGAAAGATGCTTGGTTTGTTGGATACACTCCTGAACTTACTACAGGTATATGGATTGGTTTTGACTCTTTCAAATATTCTCTTGGCAACCACCAAGTTGGAGGAAGAGTTGCTGCTCCTATTTGGGGTAAATATATGGTTGAAGCACTAAAAGATATAAAACCTACTTGGTATTCTCAGCCTGAAAATGTTGTGAGATTAGAAGTGTGTGCAAGAAGCGGAAAATTGCCTAGCTCTTCTTGTCCTACTCTTACTACAGATTTATTTATAAAAGACAAAATACCTCAAGAGACTTGCGATGTTTGTGATACCTATTTAGAAGATACTAGCAATCTTGACAGTATAATTGATTCTTTTTTTGATTAA
- a CDS encoding GAF domain-containing SpoIIE family protein phosphatase has translation MNINEIMDNPEKQIEVFSNIIKKMNSSTDYEESLITLISEIKAVMNSNTILLYLVDQELNNLNFEMSIGPLGDKCFGSIIDNDKPIAVRAYTTSASLYSNDPKEDSNFVPLKDMIGDELKNILFVPVKIRKRNIAAIFLLNKKNGNFIEKDTILMKSFAHLVSLSLVNKINYEKAQSRAYEVAALYEMSISINRCETVDEILNNNISIVCEAFEAHRVSVILKENGVFKFKAAIGIDEDILQYGVVTVEDNVLAEILKTKKPVYSVNVSKDHRFKPNKSLRYKRESFIAAPIIIKDEIIGFLCATERNINKPYNLSNLMLLEMLAQQLGENYMHILLSEESKIKESLTEEINYTEQLQKSVLPTHFPNDNLFEIAAISIPSKNVGGDFYDYIKISSSKYALIIADVSGKGLGAGFFMTMTRSILRVYFSQIDDPASILKYTNRHIFEDSKNGMFVTCFLVVIDTKNKTLTYSNAGHLPQYLVRKDNSSNTKILEEMHTKGKPLGFIKNETYINNKISYSSDDTIVLFTDGVTDTFNKFDEVYGDDRLKELLKNDYDNPKELLDDIVEETVTFRDKVAQFDDITLLITKIL, from the coding sequence GTGAATATAAACGAAATAATGGATAACCCTGAAAAGCAAATTGAGGTGTTTTCCAATATAATAAAAAAAATGAATTCTTCAACAGATTATGAAGAAAGTTTAATAACACTTATATCTGAAATAAAAGCCGTAATGAATTCAAACACAATACTTTTATACTTAGTAGACCAAGAATTAAATAATTTAAACTTTGAAATGTCTATAGGTCCCTTAGGCGATAAATGTTTCGGATCTATTATAGATAATGATAAACCAATAGCAGTAAGAGCATATACCACATCAGCTTCATTATATTCTAATGACCCTAAAGAAGATTCAAATTTCGTCCCCTTGAAAGATATGATAGGAGATGAGTTAAAAAATATTTTATTTGTACCTGTAAAAATTAGAAAAAGAAATATAGCTGCAATATTTCTTTTAAACAAAAAAAACGGCAATTTTATAGAAAAAGATACTATATTAATGAAATCTTTTGCTCATTTAGTATCTTTATCTTTAGTTAATAAAATTAATTATGAAAAAGCACAGTCAAGAGCTTATGAAGTTGCTGCTTTATATGAAATGTCTATATCTATTAACAGATGCGAAACTGTTGATGAGATATTGAATAACAACATCAGTATAGTATGTGAAGCTTTTGAAGCACATAGGGTTTCTGTGATATTAAAAGAAAATGGCGTATTTAAATTTAAAGCTGCTATAGGCATTGATGAAGATATTTTGCAATATGGCGTAGTTACTGTTGAAGATAATGTACTTGCAGAAATATTAAAAACTAAAAAGCCTGTTTATTCTGTAAATGTTTCTAAAGACCATAGATTTAAACCAAACAAGTCTTTAAGATATAAAAGAGAAAGTTTTATAGCAGCCCCTATAATCATAAAAGATGAAATAATAGGCTTTTTATGTGCTACAGAGAGAAACATTAATAAACCATATAATTTAAGTAATTTGATGTTATTAGAAATGCTGGCACAGCAATTAGGTGAAAATTACATGCATATACTTTTATCTGAAGAATCAAAAATAAAAGAATCTCTCACAGAAGAAATTAACTATACAGAACAATTACAAAAAAGCGTACTTCCAACACATTTCCCAAATGATAATTTATTTGAGATAGCCGCTATAAGCATACCAAGCAAAAATGTAGGCGGCGACTTTTATGATTATATCAAAATAAGCAGCAGTAAATATGCCCTTATAATAGCAGATGTATCAGGTAAAGGTTTAGGCGCCGGTTTCTTCATGACCATGACAAGGTCTATATTAAGAGTTTATTTCTCTCAAATAGATGACCCTGCAAGCATATTAAAATATACTAATAGGCATATTTTTGAAGATTCTAAAAACGGTATGTTTGTTACTTGTTTTTTAGTTGTAATAGATACCAAAAACAAAACTTTAACATATTCTAATGCCGGACATTTGCCTCAATATTTAGTTAGAAAAGATAACTCTTCAAACACAAAAATATTAGAAGAAATGCATACAAAAGGCAAACCATTAGGATTTATAAAAAATGAAACATATATAAACAACAAAATATCATATTCCTCAGATGATACTATAGTATTATTTACAGATGGGGTAACTGATACTTTTAACAAATTTGATGAAGTTTACGGCGACGACAGATTAAAGGAACTCCTTAAAAATGATTATGATAATCCTAAAGAGTTATTAGATGATATAGTAGAAGAAACTGTTACATTTAGAGATAAAGTTGCTCAATTCGATGATATTACTCTATTAATAACTAAAATTTTATAA
- a CDS encoding MBOAT family O-acyltransferase, which translates to MLFNSTDFLIFFPITLILYWIFPKKLRYICLFIASYIFYMFWNPKYALLMATSTVVTFLSGILIEKLKYKRIVVAFSFIINIAILVFFKYFDFLLQNINIVLSSLNIELVEKPFDIVLPVGISFYTFQALSYTIDVYRGEIKSEKNIIKYALFVSFFPQLVAGPIERSKHLLGQIQNMDKIKRFDYQRITEGLILMLFGYFQKMVIADRASILVDTVFNRYYIYNTSELVLSALLFAVQIYCDFASYSLIAIGTAKVMGIDLMENFNTPYFARSIKEFWGRWHISLSTWFRDYLYIPLGGNRCSKFRRSINILITFLVSGLWHGANFTFIAWGAIHGVCYLIEDITSKFKNNVLNKFNVKVKSFSFKLLEVIITFIIVDLAWIFFRAETIHDAFYYIERMFTKIDLWRIFDGSLYKLGLDRFEMNILIISLVVLFLVDLVKYIKKETIYVFLKNQCLYFRWAVIFFLLFFIIIYGKYGAGFDPKQFIYFQF; encoded by the coding sequence ATGCTGTTTAATTCTACGGACTTTTTGATATTTTTTCCTATAACGCTTATTTTGTATTGGATATTTCCAAAGAAATTAAGATATATTTGTTTATTTATAGCAAGTTATATATTTTATATGTTTTGGAATCCTAAATATGCATTATTAATGGCTACTTCAACTGTTGTAACTTTTTTAAGCGGTATATTAATAGAAAAATTAAAATATAAAAGAATAGTTGTAGCATTTAGTTTTATAATAAATATTGCAATACTTGTGTTTTTTAAGTATTTTGATTTTTTACTTCAGAATATTAATATTGTATTATCATCATTAAATATAGAGTTAGTAGAAAAGCCTTTTGATATAGTGCTTCCTGTAGGCATATCATTTTACACTTTTCAGGCATTAAGCTATACTATAGATGTTTACAGAGGTGAAATAAAGTCAGAAAAAAACATTATTAAGTATGCATTGTTTGTATCATTCTTTCCGCAGTTAGTAGCAGGCCCTATAGAGCGTTCAAAACATTTACTCGGTCAAATACAGAATATGGATAAAATTAAAAGGTTTGATTATCAGAGAATAACAGAGGGTTTAATTTTAATGCTTTTTGGTTATTTTCAAAAGATGGTGATAGCGGATAGGGCTTCCATATTGGTGGACACTGTATTTAACAGATATTATATTTATAATACAAGTGAATTAGTATTATCAGCACTACTTTTTGCGGTTCAGATATATTGCGATTTTGCAAGTTATTCACTCATAGCAATAGGAACTGCTAAAGTTATGGGGATAGACTTAATGGAAAACTTTAATACTCCATATTTTGCAAGAAGCATAAAAGAGTTTTGGGGCAGGTGGCATATATCGTTGTCTACTTGGTTTAGGGATTATCTATATATACCTTTGGGCGGAAACAGATGTTCAAAGTTTAGAAGAAGCATAAATATATTAATAACATTTTTAGTGAGCGGTCTTTGGCATGGAGCTAATTTTACTTTTATAGCTTGGGGTGCTATTCATGGTGTATGCTATTTAATAGAAGATATTACATCAAAATTTAAAAATAATGTTTTAAATAAATTTAATGTAAAAGTGAAAAGTTTTAGTTTTAAGCTTCTTGAAGTGATTATTACATTTATAATAGTAGATTTGGCTTGGATATTTTTCAGAGCAGAAACTATACATGATGCTTTTTACTATATAGAGAGAATGTTTACTAAAATAGATTTATGGCGTATATTTGACGGTTCATTATATAAATTAGGATTAGACCGTTTTGAAATGAATATACTTATAATATCTTTGGTTGTTTTGTTTTTAGTTGATTTAGTAAAATATATAAAGAAAGAAACTATTTATGTATTTTTGAAAAATCAATGTTTATATTTTAGATGGGCAGTAATATTTTTCTTGTTATTCTTCATTATAATATATGGAAAATATGGTGCAGGTTTTGACCCTAAACAATTTATATATTTCCAATTTTAG
- a CDS encoding class I SAM-dependent methyltransferase, giving the protein MSGVRKNYYGSLCTEMYEILHEKAPEDELNFYLSYAEKGKKILEPLCGSGRFLIPFIERGFDITGIDMSNEMLQKLKLKFSDAKTVHTDIMKYSPKEKFDYIFISSGSVSLFTDIDICKQILTRIKNWLLKDGKFVFAVDTIKNRCIDDNDYNIAVSVKTKENFEIVLKSKNYYEEKTQTQFSPSIYEMYNNTELLQSEFMDFQTHLYKYGEMEQYLKEVGFTQVKTFSSFEKEIAVNDKCDMFLFECSFL; this is encoded by the coding sequence ATGAGTGGAGTTAGAAAAAATTATTATGGCAGTCTTTGTACTGAAATGTATGAGATACTGCATGAAAAAGCACCTGAAGATGAATTAAACTTTTATTTATCTTATGCTGAAAAAGGCAAAAAGATTTTAGAGCCTTTATGCGGAAGCGGACGATTTCTTATTCCATTTATAGAAAGAGGGTTTGACATAACAGGAATAGATATGTCTAATGAAATGCTGCAAAAACTAAAATTAAAATTTTCTGATGCGAAAACAGTTCATACTGATATTATGAAATATTCTCCGAAAGAGAAATTTGATTATATATTTATTAGTTCAGGTTCAGTATCATTGTTTACAGATATTGATATTTGCAAACAAATTCTAACAAGAATAAAGAACTGGCTTTTAAAAGATGGTAAATTTGTTTTTGCAGTTGATACAATAAAAAATAGATGTATAGATGATAATGATTATAATATTGCTGTATCCGTTAAAACAAAAGAGAATTTTGAAATAGTGCTTAAATCAAAAAATTATTATGAAGAGAAGACTCAAACTCAGTTTTCGCCATCAATTTATGAAATGTATAATAATACTGAATTGCTTCAAAGTGAGTTTATGGATTTTCAGACGCACCTTTATAAATATGGTGAAATGGAGCAGTATTTAAAAGAAGTTGGATTTACTCAAGTTAAAACATTTTCTTCTTTTGAAAAGGAAATTGCAGTTAATGATAAATGTGATATGTTTTTATTTGAATGTAGTTTTTTATAA
- a CDS encoding GNAT family N-acetyltransferase — MNYKGTIQLESERLLLRRFKIEDAEDMYNNWASDDEVTKYLIWRTHKNVEESRIILTEWTSQYCYKDFYQWAIVLKENNFLIGSIGSVDANDNIDCIRVGYCISRKYWHQGITSEAFSMIIKFFFEEVKANRIEAAHNVDNINSGKVMLKCGLKKEGVLRSVYRDNTGLADAAIYSILSKEYFNQV, encoded by the coding sequence ATGAACTATAAAGGAACAATACAATTAGAAAGTGAAAGATTATTGCTTAGAAGATTTAAAATAGAAGATGCAGAAGACATGTACAATAATTGGGCTAGCGATGATGAGGTTACTAAATATTTAATTTGGAGAACTCATAAAAATGTTGAGGAAAGCAGAATAATTTTAACTGAATGGACTAGTCAATACTGTTATAAAGATTTTTATCAATGGGCTATTGTACTAAAAGAGAATAATTTCTTGATTGGAAGTATAGGCTCAGTTGATGCAAATGATAATATAGATTGCATTAGAGTAGGATATTGCATATCAAGGAAATATTGGCATCAAGGCATTACATCAGAGGCTTTTTCTATGATTATTAAATTCTTTTTTGAAGAAGTTAAAGCCAATAGAATAGAAGCGGCTCATAATGTTGATAATATAAATTCTGGTAAAGTAATGCTTAAATGCGGATTAAAAAAAGAAGGTGTATTAAGAAGCGTTTATAGGGATAATACAGGACTTGCTGATGCTGCAATTTATTCTATATTGAGTAAAGAATATTTTAATCAAGTTTAA